The Xiphias gladius isolate SHS-SW01 ecotype Sanya breed wild chromosome 4, ASM1685928v1, whole genome shotgun sequence genome includes a window with the following:
- the LOC120788934 gene encoding cell cycle control protein 50A-like, which translates to MMESSYNAKDEDGHIQVSGPGGGTLRSKKPENTAFKQQRLPAWQPILTAGTVLPAFFIIGLIFIPIGIGLYVTSNNIKEFEIDYTGVDMSSPCFNCSQNFSWNSTRPCTCTIPFYLDQPYENNVFMYYGLSNFYQNHRRYVKSRDDSQLNGDIKSLMQPSKECEPYAYHENKPIAPCGAIANSMFNDTLELFYNEPNGTKTQIPLTATGIAWWTDKHVKFRNPGENNPNLTAVFQGTTKPVNWRRPVYDLETDPQNNGFINEDFIVWMRTAALPTFRKLYRIVHKKNNMVPTLLRGNYTLEVVYNYPVRSFEGRKRMILSTISWMGGKNPFLGIAYITVGSVCFFLGVVLLIIHHKYGNRNNSADISN; encoded by the exons ATGATGGAGTCCAGTTACAACGCCAAAGACGAGGACGGACACATCCAAGTGTCCGGGCCTGGCGGCGGTACTCTGCGGAGCAAGAAGCCCGAAAACACCGCGTTCAAACAGCAGAGACTTCCCGCGTGGCAGCCCATCCTCACCGCGGGCACCGTCCTCCCTGCCTTCTTCATCATCGGACTCATCTTCATCCCCATCGGCATCGGCCTGTACGTAACGTCCAACAACATCAAGGAGTTTGAG ATTGATTACACTGGAGTCGACATGTCCAGTCCCTGCTTCAACTGCTCCCAGAACTTCAGCTGGAACAGCACGAGGCCGTGTACCTGCACAATACCCTTCTACCTGGACCAGCCATATGAA AATAATGTCTTCATGTATTACGGCCTCTCCAACTTCTACCAAAATCACCGTCGCTACGTCAAGTCAAGAGATGACAGCCAGCTGAATGGGGACATCAAATCCCTCATG CAACCCAGTAAGGAGTGCGAGCCATATGCCTATCATGAAAACAAGCCAATAGCACCATGTGGGGCCATCGCCAACAGCATGTTCAACG ACACGTTGGAGCTGTTTTACAACGAGCCCAATGGAACAAAGACTCAAATTCCTCTGACAGCAACGGGAATCGCCTGGTGGACAGACAAGCATGTGAAGTTCAGGAACCCGGGAGAAAACAACCCAAACCTCACAGCAGTTTTCCAAG GTACAACGAAGCCGGTGAACTGGCGCAGGCCTGTCTACGATTTAGAAACCGACCCACAGAACAATGGCTTCATCAACGAGGACTTCATCGTGTGGATGAGGACGGCCGCTCTGCCGACCTTCCGCAAACTCTACCGCATCGTTCACAAGAAGAACAACATGGTTCCCACTCTGCTCCGAGGAAACTACACCCTGGAGGTCGTCTACA ATTATCCCGTTCGCAGCTTCGAGGGCCGGAAACGAATGATCCTGAGCACCATCTCCTGGATGGGAGGCAAGAACCCCTTCCTGGGCATCGCGTACATCACCGTGGGCTCCGTCTGCTTCTTCCTGGGCGTCGTGTTGTTGATCATCCACCACAAATACGGCAACCGCAACAACAGCGCCGACATCTCCAACTGA
- the LOC120789251 gene encoding cytochrome c oxidase subunit 7A2, mitochondrial → MYRHVIAFQQVARRTISSSARREMKNKVPEKQKLFQEDNGLPVHLKGGAADALLYRATMTLTVFGTGYVVYELWKAAFPQKKN, encoded by the exons ATGTACAGACACGTAATT GCTTTCCAGCAGGTGGCCCGACGGACTATCTCCAGCTCTGCCCGCCGGGAGATGAAGAACAAGGTCccagagaaacagaaactgtttcag GAGGATAATGGGCTGCCGGTACATTTGAAAGGAGGGGCCGCTGACGCTCTGCTGTACAGAGCAACGATGACACTCACTGTCTTcg GAACTGGATATGTCGTGTATGAACTGTGGAAGGCAGCGTTCCCTCAGAAGAAGAATTAA